The Jiangella sp. DSM 45060 genome contains the following window.
CGCCGTAGAGCGTGGCGAGCACCGAGAACTGCGCCTGCGTGAGCCCGAACGGCGCGAGCGTGCGGTCGAGCAGCGCGCCCCACTTGGTCGCGAGCCGCCAGACGAGGTAGCCGGCCGTCGGGTCCTTCTTCATCACCCGAAAAACTGTACGTGGACACTATGTCCACGGCAACCTTTTATTCCGGTGGGTTCACAGCCGCGGGTCGACCGGCTCCGACTCCAGCGCCAGCACGGCGAACACCGGCTCGTGCACGCGCCACAGCGGCTCGGACCGGGCCAGCCGCTCCAGCGACTCCAGCCCGAGCGCGTACTCCCGCAGCGCCAGCGACCGCTTGTGCCCGAGCCCGCGGTCTTTCAGCCGTTCCAGGTGCGCCGGCCGCGTGTAGTCGGGGCCGTAGATGAGGCGCAGGTACTCGCGACCGCGCACCTTGAGCCCCGGCTGCACCAGACCCTTCACCCCGCGGACGAGGTTTGCGGCCGGCTTGACGACCATCCCCTCGCCGCCGTCGCCGGTCACCGACGTCCACCACTCGACCCCGGCCGCGACGGATGGCGGTGAGGACGTGGAGACCTCGAGGCGCCGGGTGGGCCGGAACAGGACGGGGTCGGCGGCGACCAGGCGGTCGGCCAGCCCGAGGTGCCACAGGTGCGGCCGGTCGTGCCAGGTCGCACCCTCCGACGCGAGCAGCTGGAACGGCGCCAGCTGTACGCCGTCGAGCCCATCGACCGGCCAGACGTAGCGCCGGTACGCGTCGGTGAAGGCCGCCGCGTTCGCCGACCGCTCCGTCGTCCGGGAGAGCAACGCCCCGACGTCCAAGCCGCGCGACGCCGCGCGAGACAGGGCCGACACCGCCGCGGGCAGGGCCGACCGCCCCGCCGCACCGACGGACGCGTACTGGCCGCGCAGCAGCGCCTCGGCCTTCGCCGACCACGGCAGCAGCTCGGCGTCGAGCAGCAGCCAGTCGGTCCCGAGCTCGTCCCACAGCCCGGCCCCGTCCACGGCCGCCCGCACCCCGTCCAGCAGAACCGTCGTCAGAGAGGAGGAGAAGAACGACCGCCCCGTCCGCGTGTACACCGCGCCCGTCTCGCCGGCCGGGGCGCCGAACCGGCGAGTGGCCGCCGCCTGGTCGCGGCAGACCAGCACGACGGCGCGAGAACCCATGTGCTTCTCCTCGCACACCACCTGCTCGACGCCGTCGGCGGCGAACGCCTCGAACGCCTCGGCGGGGTGCTCCAGGACGTCCGGCAGCGGCGACGTCGCGACCGGCGCCATGGTCGGCGGCAGGTACGGCAGCCAGCGCGGATGCAGCGCGAACCGGCTCATCACCTCCAGCGCGCCGGCCGCGTTCTCGGCCCGCACCGAGACCCGGCCGTGGTGGGCGGTCTCGACGACGCGCTTGCCCAGCACGTCGGTGAGGTCGAGCTCGTCGCCACCGCGAGCGGGCGCGGCCGCGACCAGCGGCTTGACCGGCTCGTACCAGACGCGCCCGGCCGGCACCTGGACGACCTCGCGCTCGGGGTAACGCAGCGCGGTGAGGTGCCCGCCGAACACGCAGCCGGTGTCGAGGCACATCGTGTTGTTGACCCACTCGGGCTCCGGCGTCGGCGTGTGCCCGTACAGCACCATCGCGCGACCGCGGTACTCGTTCGCCCACGGGTAGCGCACCGGCAGGCCGAACTCGTCGGTCTCGCCGGTGGTGTCGCCGTAGAGCGCGAACGAGCGGACTCGCCCGGACGCCCGTCCGTGGTAGGCCTCTTTGAGCCCCGCGTGCGCGACCACCAGCTTCCCGTCGTCGAGCACCAGGTGCGAGACCAGGTCCCGGCACCACTCGCGCACGGCCGCGGAGAAGTCGGGCGGTTCGGCCGACAGCTGCTCCAGCGTCTCGGCCAGCCCGTGCCCGACCTTCACCTGCTTGCCGTCGAGGGCGCGGATCAGCTTGTGCTCGTGGTTGCCGGGGACGGCGAGCGCGTGCCCGGCCGCCGTCATGCCCATGGCCAGCCGCAGGACGCCCGGGCT
Protein-coding sequences here:
- a CDS encoding polynucleotide kinase-phosphatase, which codes for MSTSIAIPQLSLVALVGVSGSGKSTFAAKHFGRFEVVSSDFCRGLVADDENDQTVSGDAFDVLYYIAGKRLAGGRLTVVDATNVQRDARRKIVDLAKAHDVLPVAIVLDVPESVCVERNRERPDRDFGPHVVRRQRDQLRRSLRGLAKEGFRQVHVLRSIDEIEAVTITRERLYNDRRDEHGPFDVIGDVHGCRAELEALLDRLGYALVRDDDGRAVDAVHPEGRRVVFLGDLVDRGPDSPGVLRLAMGMTAAGHALAVPGNHEHKLIRALDGKQVKVGHGLAETLEQLSAEPPDFSAAVREWCRDLVSHLVLDDGKLVVAHAGLKEAYHGRASGRVRSFALYGDTTGETDEFGLPVRYPWANEYRGRAMVLYGHTPTPEPEWVNNTMCLDTGCVFGGHLTALRYPEREVVQVPAGRVWYEPVKPLVAAAPARGGDELDLTDVLGKRVVETAHHGRVSVRAENAAGALEVMSRFALHPRWLPYLPPTMAPVATSPLPDVLEHPAEAFEAFAADGVEQVVCEEKHMGSRAVVLVCRDQAAATRRFGAPAGETGAVYTRTGRSFFSSSLTTVLLDGVRAAVDGAGLWDELGTDWLLLDAELLPWSAKAEALLRGQYASVGAAGRSALPAAVSALSRAASRGLDVGALLSRTTERSANAAAFTDAYRRYVWPVDGLDGVQLAPFQLLASEGATWHDRPHLWHLGLADRLVAADPVLFRPTRRLEVSTSSPPSVAAGVEWWTSVTGDGGEGMVVKPAANLVRGVKGLVQPGLKVRGREYLRLIYGPDYTRPAHLERLKDRGLGHKRSLALREYALGLESLERLARSEPLWRVHEPVFAVLALESEPVDPRL